The genomic interval TATCGGAACAAAACGAAAACTTATTTCTTTTTGTAGGGATTGGAAAGCAGATTGATTATAAGTCTTTAAAAACTATTTTTCGTCGTGTTTCCAATAATCAAAAAGAGATTTTAGATAAAAATATCGCATTATTTATTCCAAATGAAATTGAGGGTAATAATGTGGAAGCTATTATTTCAGGAATGGTATTAGGAACCTATGATTTAGGACATTTTAAAAATATAATTACTCATCCTTTTTTAAATCCTAATTTTGAATTACAAATTCTAAGTAAACAGGAATATAGCTCGGTAATTAATAAAGCAATAAAAATTGCTAGCGCACAGCTTGAAACGTTAGTATTAGTGGATTTACCTCCCAATAAAGTGACGCCGAAATATTTGGCTGAATGGGCGCAAAATAAAGGTGCTAAATTTGGTTTTGACGTCAAAGTTCTTGGTCGTGAAGAAAGTGAAAAAGAAGGTTTAGGTGCTTTTTTAGCCGTTGGAAAAGGAAGTGAGAATGAACCCCAATTTGTGATCATGAGTTACGAACCAAAAGGAAGTAGTTCCGATTTGAAACATATTGGTTTAGTTGGTAAAGGAATCACTTTTGATACAGGTGGGTTGAATATTAAAACAGCGGGAATGCTACACATGAAATGTGATATGGCAGGAGGTGCAGCTGTTTTTGGAACCATGCAGTTGATTGCTGACTTGGAATTACCAATTAAAGTTACAGCAATTGTGCCTTGTGCTGAAAATTCAGTGGATGCTAAATCGTTTTTACCATCAGATGTGATTACGAGTTATAGCGGAAAAACTATTGAAATCATAGATACTGATGCTGAAGGACGTTTAGTTTTAGCGGACGGTTTATCGTATTTAATTCAAAATTACAATCCAGAATATATTGTTGATGTTGCTACCTTAACAGGAAGTGCTGTTGGGACTTTTGGATATGAATGTGCCGCTTTGTTTACCAATAATACTGAAGTTTCTAAAAAAATTCAAGCTTCTGGAGATGCCGTAGGAGAACGATTATGGCCTTTGCCTTTATGGGATGCTTACAAACCAGACATTGAAAGCGAAATTGCTGATGTCAAAAATTATAGCGGTAAACCCGTTGCGGGAGCTATTAGTGCTGCTAAATTTTTAGAGTTTTTTACCAATGAACATCCCGCTTGGGTACACCTTGATATTGCAGGAGTTGCCTTTGGAGATGATGAATTTGCAAAATCGAAGCATGCAACTGCTTATGGTGTTCATTTATTGACTAAATTCATAGAAAATTTATAAACTATGTCACAATCCAAAACCTTCGTTTGTATTTCAAATTTCTTTAAAGGATCAGATTTTTTAACACATTTAAATCAACTAGGGAATAAAGTCTACTTGGTCACGAGTGAAAAAATGAAAGACAAACCTTGGCCTACAGATTCTATCGAGGAGATTTTCTATATGCCCGGACAAGATGTGGACTGGAATATGGAGCATTTATTGTTAGGGATTGGAAATTTGATGAAATCTAAAAAAGTGGATGCTATTGTTGCACTAGATGATTTTGATGTAGAAAAAGCGACTTATTTACGTGAAAATCTACGTATTGACGGAATGGGACAAACCACAGGAAGGTATTTTAGAGATAAATTGGCCATGCGTATGAGAGCTAAAAGTTGTGGGATTTCTATTCCGGCTTTT from Flavobacterium ovatum carries:
- a CDS encoding leucyl aminopeptidase family protein, which produces MKTKHISSLSGFLGTVIVPVYETNSQSITFEGITVTAKIFSGKKDSFYISEQNENLFLFVGIGKQIDYKSLKTIFRRVSNNQKEILDKNIALFIPNEIEGNNVEAIISGMVLGTYDLGHFKNIITHPFLNPNFELQILSKQEYSSVINKAIKIASAQLETLVLVDLPPNKVTPKYLAEWAQNKGAKFGFDVKVLGREESEKEGLGAFLAVGKGSENEPQFVIMSYEPKGSSSDLKHIGLVGKGITFDTGGLNIKTAGMLHMKCDMAGGAAVFGTMQLIADLELPIKVTAIVPCAENSVDAKSFLPSDVITSYSGKTIEIIDTDAEGRLVLADGLSYLIQNYNPEYIVDVATLTGSAVGTFGYECAALFTNNTEVSKKIQASGDAVGERLWPLPLWDAYKPDIESEIADVKNYSGKPVAGAISAAKFLEFFTNEHPAWVHLDIAGVAFGDDEFAKSKHATAYGVHLLTKFIENL